A region from the Branchiostoma lanceolatum isolate klBraLanc5 chromosome 2, klBraLanc5.hap2, whole genome shotgun sequence genome encodes:
- the LOC136427897 gene encoding kelch repeat and BTB domain-containing protein 8-like isoform X2 — MDVTNEFHSNIVLRQLNELRKRAELTDVVLEVEGRSFPCHRAVLASCSPYFRTMFTSGYAEAKQERISIQDVSEVAMATILDYAYTGYLQTEPDQVQAVMSAARLLQMSFVSCKAAEYMEKHLDMCNCADVLMYADMLADSTLTDASERYIASRFNHVALQPSFLKLSLPLLQSLLDRDDLMTNSEDDVVQAALRWIGFNEEERLQHLPALCRSFRHSFISSNQHVEIQSKCPSTDSKLVYSKSTTQRLGQMRSEMQISLKKVYFDDDSQLSACCYDPSTGGMYAIDMPDNLKNGFSVTVTPEDELYLAGGINSSWNGMKTFKTFYQYNHLLKTWERRCDMISPRAWSGLVYLKGYIYAIGGYDTKVAAERYDPSRDEWTSIAPLPHPMYMLLAFCAVTLDDSVYVISKEGCYSYSTTENMWNKIADMIQPPVHLQAITYQGRIFCIDCKKECRESSRTCVEMYDPTNGLWKQSGNGKSFIFEQSATLMKHGGTLYLITVHDGNDQNHWTWGLPKKNKTYVHQYQPETDSWLLVEEKGRLVPPLKWLRYDSRIDYLVARLIPSCLGDWTVDENLPLAEMLAEEGEQSDNTFSDPSGNGITDDSEDDLSDQGDSDEDNSDEERESGSDDGDI; from the exons ATGGATGTAACAAACGAATTTCACTCTAACATTGTTCTGCGACAGCTAAACGAACTGAGGAAGCGGGCGGAGCTGACTGACGTGGTTCTGGAGGTGGAGGGGAGAAG TTTTCCCTGCCATCGTGCCGTCCTGGCATCATGCAGTCCCTACTTCCGTACCATGTTCACCAGCGGCTACGCGGAGGCCAAACAGGAGAGGATCAGCATCCAGGATGTGagtgaggtagccatggcaaccattCTGGACTACGCCTACACCGGCTACCTTCAGACAGAGCCAGACCAGGTCCAGGCTGTGATGTCTGCAGCCAGactgttacag ATGAGTTTTGTATCCTGTAAGGCAGCAGAGTACATGGAGAAACATCTTGACATGTGCAACTGTGCAGATGTGTTGATGTATGCTGACATGCTGGCAGACTCTACCCTAACAGATGCCAGTGAAAGGTACATCGCCTCCAG GTTCAACCATGTGGCTCTACAACCATCCTTTCTCAAGTTGTCTCTTCCGCTGCTCCAGTCCTTGCTTGACAGGGATGATCTAATGACCAACTCAGAAGACGACGTTGTGCAAGCTGCTCTAAGATGGATTGGTTTCAATGAAGAAGAGCGCTTACAGCACCTTCCTGCGCTTTGTAGATCATTCCGCCATTCCTTCATCAGCTCAAATCAGCATGTCGAAATTCAGAGTAAGTGCCCATCAACAGACAGTAAGTTGGTGTACAGCAAAAGCACAACCCAGCGGCTGGGACAGATGCGGAGTGAAATGCAGATTTCCCTtaagaaagtttattttgatgATGATTCTCAGCTGTCTGCTTGTTGCTATGACCCTTCCACCGGCGGCATGTATGCAATTGATATGCCTGACAACTTGAAGAACGGCTTCTCTGTGACAGTAACACCCGAGGATGAGCTGTACCTGGCAGGGGGCATCAATAGCAGCTGGAATGGCATGAAGACCTTCAAGACATTTTACCAATACAACCACCTGTTGAAAACCTGGGAACGAAGGTGCGACATGATTTCACCCAGAGCATG GAGTGGTCTGGTGTATCTAAAGGGGTACATCTATGCCATTGGTGGTTATGACACTAAAGTAGCAGCAGAGAGGTACGACCCTAGCCGTGATGAGTGGACGTCCATCGCACCGCTCCCTCACCCTATGTACATGCTCTTAGCTTTTTGTGCTGTGACCCTTGATGACAGTGTCTATGTCATAAGTAAGGAAGGCTGTTACAGCTACAGTACCACAGAGAACATGTGGAACAAGATTGCAGACATGATTCAACCACCAGTTCATCTTCAGGCCATCACATATCAGGGACGTATCTTCTGCATAGACTGCAAGAAGGAATGCAGAGAGTCTTCCCGGACTTGTGTAGAGATGTACGACCCTACAAATGGTTTGTGGAAGCAGTCTGGGAATGGGAAGTCTTTTATCTTCGAACAATCTGCAACCCTGATGAAACATGGAGGGACCCTGTACCTCATCACTGTACATGATGGAAATGACCAAAACCACTGGACCTGGGGTCTACCGAAGAAGAACAAGACCTATGTCCACCAGTACCAACCGGAGACAGACTCTTGGCTGCTTGTAGAAGAAAAGGGCAGGCTGGTTCCCCCATTAAAGTGGTTGAGATATGATAGTAGAATAGATTACCTGGTGGCAAGGTTGATCCCATCGTGCCTGGGGGATTGGACTGTGGATGAGAATCTACCACTAGCAGAGATGTTAGCTGAGGAGGGAGAACAGAGCGACAACACTTTCTCAGATCCATCCGGAAATGGAATCACAGATGACAGTGAAGATGATCTCTCGGACCAAGGGGACAGTGATGAGGACAATTCTGATGAAGAGAGGGAGAGTGGAAGCGATGATGGAGACATCTGA